From a region of the Oxalobacteraceae sp. CFBP 8761 genome:
- a CDS encoding BatA domain-containing protein: MNALWWFALPVLLLPVWWHRRKRVQNQAALMATARFLPRTEPKQTRVWRWSDPLLLLVRCLLLAVLIAWLADPVYPWRGDTVVVTAGADKVWVEREVGQAGLAGAERVTLPAAQALPWLHTHEREWTGDARLLVLGDVPMPATKPVFGRDITVRTQPTVPANVERHVVIASERPQAWRRLFAAQDGVEKIVVDDAPGARTDLIIWDRTEAPPAALRASLWWVTNPAAFPELAKARTLNGLQYADSARGRLWHHPAWPPQDVDAARALLDTWQRLHIGPRPYTLPSQTFAASKGANAPAPSGALRDILLAILVGLFVLERSLAHARRR, translated from the coding sequence CCACTGCGCGTTTCTTGCCGCGCACCGAGCCGAAACAGACGCGCGTGTGGCGCTGGAGCGATCCGCTGCTGCTGTTGGTGCGCTGCTTGTTACTCGCGGTGCTCATCGCTTGGCTGGCTGACCCGGTCTACCCGTGGCGCGGCGACACGGTGGTCGTGACTGCGGGCGCTGATAAGGTCTGGGTCGAGCGCGAAGTGGGGCAAGCCGGCTTGGCTGGGGCCGAGCGCGTGACGCTGCCGGCGGCGCAGGCATTGCCCTGGTTGCACACGCATGAACGCGAATGGACTGGCGACGCGCGCCTGCTGGTGCTGGGCGACGTGCCGATGCCGGCCACGAAGCCGGTGTTTGGCCGTGACATCACGGTGCGCACGCAGCCGACCGTGCCAGCCAACGTCGAGCGGCATGTGGTCATTGCCAGCGAGCGCCCGCAAGCCTGGCGCCGCCTGTTTGCGGCGCAGGATGGCGTCGAGAAGATCGTCGTGGATGATGCACCGGGCGCCAGGACGGACCTGATCATCTGGGACCGTACCGAGGCGCCGCCTGCGGCGCTGCGTGCATCGCTGTGGTGGGTGACCAACCCGGCGGCGTTCCCCGAGCTGGCCAAGGCGCGCACGCTGAACGGTTTGCAGTACGCCGACAGTGCGCGCGGCCGCCTGTGGCACCATCCGGCATGGCCGCCGCAGGATGTCGACGCCGCACGTGCGCTGCTCGACACCTGGCAGCGGCTGCACATCGGGCCCCGTCCCTACACCTTGCCGTCGCAAACGTTCGCCGCCTCGAAAGGCGCCAACGCACCGGCGCCAAGCGGCGCACTGCGCGACATCCTGCTGGCCATCCTGGTTGGCTTGTTCGTCCTTGAAAGGAGTCTCGCGCATGCACGGAGGCGTTGA